Below is a window of Burkholderia cepacia DNA.
CGCGTCGAGATTTTTCCGCGCCTGAGCGCGGATTGCACGTTGCATGAACGGGGTCCAGCCGAGCAGCGTGCCTTTCAGCCCGAGCGCCTGACGCGCCCAGCGCCACAGGTCGAAACTGTCGCGATGCTCGACGATGCGGCCATCGCGAAACCGGAACCGCGCATCGATCCGGTTGACCACCATCCGGCCGGTCGCGGTGAACCGGTAGTGTGCGATCCACTCCGCGCCGCCGGTCTGCTCGTTCGCGGCGACGTCGCCGAACGTCAGCGAAAATTCCTGCGCCCGCGCGACGAGCATGCGCCACATGTCGCGTGCGAGGTCGCCATGCAGTTCGCCAAACGCGGGATCGCTGAAGACGATGTCGTCGGCATAGCAGGCGAGCATCGCGTCGATGTCGCGCTGCTGGAAAGCCGTGTAGAAACGCTGGATCAGTTCAGTGTTCGGATGGCTCATCTTTTGATTGGCTGTCGTTGTAGATGGAGCGGAGTCTCGACGTGGCGGCCTGAGGTCGAAGGCCGGGCAAGCCACTGTAGCGGAAATCCGGTGCGCCGTCGCCGACGGGCGCGGCTGCGTGCGTCGATGCTTGCCGGCGATTCCGCCAGCCGGTCAATGGGTGGACAATCGCACGCTGGAGGCCGGTCGAGCCACGACCCGGGCACACGCGTTGACCGTCGAGAAACCATTCATGAAATTCCATGTTGAAGCCCCGTTGCGGCGCACGGTGCTGCTCGTGCTGCTTGCGCACGCATTCCCGGGCGTCGCGGCAGGGCTCGACTGTGCGCAGGCGACCAGCTCGACGGAAAAGGCCGTTTGCGCGTCGAACGACCTGCATCTGGACGACGACAGGCTGTCGTCCTTTTACCGGAAGCTGTCCGGTGCGTTGCCGCCGGATCGGCGCGCCACGTTGCGCACCGCGCAGCTAGGCTGGCTGAAGACACGCGATCAATGCGGCGCCGATCATGGCTGCCTCGAGCAACGCTATCTGGCGCGGATCGGCGAACTGCAATCGCAACTGGCCACGGTGCTCGCCTATCGCCCCGACGCCGAAGACACGGCCGCGCTCGACGACCTGCGTACGCTCGTCGACCGGGCGCGCCAAACGGATGCAAGCTCGCCGGTCGAGAACGTGATCGCGCGTCTGCGGATCAGGACGGCGGTCACACGGTTTTCCAGCGCGTCCGACGACGGGCAGGGTGCGGCGTTCCCGACGGTCCGGCCCGGCGGCGTGACGCCAGACGAATGGAAAGCGTTGAAGGCGTCGCACACCGACGGCGGTGACACGGAGTCGAGTGTGACCTACACGCTGATCGATCTCGATGGCAACGGGCAGCGCGATCTGGTGATCGAATCGGCGGCGATCGGAACGGGGTTGTGGTCGTCGGTGGACGTCTTGCGCCGCAACGGCGGCAAGTTCGAGACGGCCGGCGAGTCGAACGAGGCGATCGACCGCAGCCTGTACACGACGAACGGCCGCGGCGCGAATCAGGCGGCCGATTGGGTTCGGCTGCGCGGGCGCGTTTACGCGCTGTATCGCGACAGCCACTATGGCGTGGACGAGTTTTACCTGCTGCGGCCATTTACCGTCATCGACCAGGTGCCGATACTGACCGTGCACTACCGCTACCGCCTGTCGGTGCCGATCGCGCAGCACAAGGAAGGCAAGGCCGGTTCGACGATGCTCGACGGCACATTGCATGCGGCGCTCGAACAGGCGTTGCACGACGTGAGCGACCGTGCCGCGCGCGATGCGGGCGCCGACAAGCCGCTATGCCCGATTCCGCCGTCGGTGCAGGGCGATGATCGCGACGCGTATTCGAACTATGGCCCCGGTCACTATTCGTACGAGATCGTCGGCGACATGCCGGTGCATGTCGGCGGCACGTGCTACATCGGCCGGTTGATCGACTGGTTCGGTCAGTACGGGAAAGACGGCCTGATGGCGCAGTTGTCGATGCGTCTTCCCGCCAACGATGTGGACCGCGAGCAGACGTTCAGCGTGAACGGTGTCCGGACCGCGACGTCCGTCGCGACGTCGATCGGGAAAATGACGGTCAACAGCGGGAACTGACGCACGCGGCTTGCGTTCGGCCGCTTCGGCTTGAACGTGGCCGGCGCGTCACCGGTTCGCCATCGCGACGTCCTGGTTGCCTCGCCCGGTCACCAGGCAGCCCGACATGAAGGCCTCGCTCTGGCTGCCGGCGGCGGCGGCGCCGAAACCACGACCAAGCGCGTCGGCCCTGACCTGCGCGGCGCCTTGCTCACATGCGAGCGGGCTGGCGTCGCGGCCCTGCGCATGCAGGATTGCCCGATCGCCGATGAGATAGGCCAGCAGCGCGAAAACAGCGATATGTACGGCTCGTCTCATGATTCGTCTCCTCGTCGCTCAAGCGTAACGGGACACGTTCGACGAAGCACTTGGGGCTTCCCCCGGTAAACGTCTGCTGAAAACGGTGGCGGGGCGCGGTGACCCTGTCCCGATTTTCCATCGGAACCCGGTACGGCGATGATGCGCGCGAGTTTGACGAATGTCAGGGTACGGGCGGGAGGAGACGGTCGCGCGACCGTTCAAGGCGATAGCATGAATGCATGATTTGACGGAACGCGATGGCCGGTGAATGCATCGGTTCCGGCAAGCCGGTATGTGTTGAATATCGCTGTCGAAATAGTGAGGAATCCAAATGTTGAACGTCTCTTCCGTGCTGATCAGCCTTGCTCCGATGTGGGCCATTCTGCTGGTGGCGTCTTCGGCGGCCGCCTATTTCGTGTTCTGGCGAAAGGTCATCGACTGAGCGCTGCCTGATGGCGGGTACACGCGCGATGCACGATGCGCACACGTACCTCGTCGCTCGTTCGACGGCCGCGGGTGCAAGCCCGCGGGCCGGTCAGGGGGGCGGCTTCAACTGCGCCGCCCGCCGTGCCTGATGCCCGTCATTGCACGGCCGTCACCGGCACATTCGAAATGCGCACCAGCCGGCCCATCACGCTGCGGCGAAATACCGACATCAGCGCATGCAGCGGGTCGTGCCGCGGCGCGACCACCACGATCTCGTCGAACCCGGTCTCGGCTGCGGCGGTGGCGATCGTGTCGGCCACCGGGCCGACCTTCATCACGACGGTGTATTTCACGCCGGCCTCCCGCAGGATCCGCTCCGCCATCGCCAGATCGTCGGACGCGAACTTCTCCTCGATCGAGCGCAGCCGCGAAAGCGGGTGATAGGCCTCGAGCCGCGTCGATTCGAGCGGCGCCTGGACGTTGATCAGCACGATTTCCGACGCGCAGCGCTCGCGATACAGGAATGTCGCGTGGCGAACGGCCTGGAGCGAACGCGGCGAGTGGCCGACCGGAACCAGCAACTTGAGCATGAACGGTGTCCTGGGAACGAGATGCTTTCAGCGTAGCGCGCAGCCGGAGCGGGCAATCTAAAGAGATCGGGCGGCCGCGTAAAAATGTCGTTAACGTGCGCCGCCGCATGACACGTCTATTAGAAATATAAGAAATTTAAGTTTATGCGCATAAACGATTTCATCGGCCGGGAGGGTGTGAGCGGCCCGGCGAGCATCGCCCCGATTTAGTCGGATCCGCAATGAATCGCGACGGAAAATATCGGAGGTCGCCGATCCGGCGTCGCGTAGAGTAGAGCATCGGCCGCGGCGGCGGCCTCTCCCGGCCGGTCCGGGAGCGCCCGCCGCCGCCACGCGGCCCGCCATTCCATTCCGATTCCAGGAGACCCCGCATGCCGCACGGCGCCCCGCAGCTTCTCGCTCCCGCTTCCATTTCCGTCGATCCGATCGTGCGCCTGTCGGCCGGCGAGCTCGCCGCGGCGATCCGCAGCAAGGCGGTCTCGTGTGTCGAGACGATGCGCGCGTACCTCGATCATGTCGAGCGCGTGAACGGCGCGGTCAACGCGATCGTCGCGCTGCGCGACCGCGACGCGTTGCTGGCCGAAGCCGCGGAAAAGGATGCCGCACTGGCGCGCGGCGAGTATCACGGCTGGATGCACGGGATGCCGCAGGCGCCGAAGGATCTGGCGATGACGAAGGGGCTGCGGACGACGTACGGCTCGCCGATCTTCCGCGAGAACGTGCCGCAGGCCGATTCCGTCGGCGTCGCGCGGATGCGCGCGGCCGGCGCGATCTTCATCGGCAAGACCAACACGCCCGAGTTCGGGCTCGGCTCGCACACCTTCAACGAGGTCTATGGCGCAACGCGCAATCCGTACGACCTGACGAAGAGCGCGGGCGGCAGCAGCGGCGGCACGGCGGCGGCGCTTGCGGCGCGGATGCTGCCGGTCGCGGACGGCAGCGATTTCGGCGGGTCGCTGCGCAACCCGGCCGCGTTCTGCAACATCTACGGCTTCCGTCCGTCGCAGGGCCGCGTGCCGCGCTGGCCGGGCGTCGACGTGTTCGTGCAGCAGCTCGGGATCGAAGGGCCGATGGGCCGCACCGTCGGCGACGTCGCGCAGCTGCTCGCGATCCAGGCCGGCTACGACGCGAACGATCCGCTATCGCTCGCGGAAGACCCGGCCGTGTTTGCGCAGCCGCTCGATGCGGATCTGCGCGGCAAGCGCATTGCCTGGGTCGGCGACTGGAACGGCTATCTCGCGACCGAGGCCGGCGTGCTTGCGCAGTGCGAGCACGGGCTCGCGACGCTGCGCGAGATCGGCTGCGACGTCGATGCCGCATTGCCGGCGTTCGCACCCGACCGCATCTGGCGCCTGTGGCTTGCGCACCGGCATCTGCTGTCCGGCGGCGGGCTGCTCGCGCACTATCGCGACCCGGCGCGCCGTGCGCTGCTGAAGCCCGAGGCGATCTACGAAGTCGAAGGGCTGCTCGCGATGCAGGGTGCGGCGGTGTTCGACGCGAGCGTCGAGCGCACCGCGTGGCATCAGGCCGTGCTGAGTTTCTTCGACCGCTACGACTTCATCGCGGCGCCGACCGCACAGGTGTTCCCGTTCGACGTCGACCAGCGCTGGCCGAAGGCGATCGCGGGCCGCGCGATGGACACCTACCACCGCTGGATGGAGACGGTCGTGCCGTGGACGCTGGCCGGCTGCCCGGTGATCAACGTGCCGGTCGGCTTCAACGATGCAGGGTTGCCGATGGGGATGCAGTTGATCGGGCGCCCGCGTGCCGATCTCGCGGTGTTGCAGCTCGCGCGCGGTTACGAGCAGGCGGCCGACTGGGTCGGCCAGCGGCTGCCGGCGTGGATGGCCGCGTAACGTCGCGGCCGGCCGTTGGCCGGTAGCAGGGCGATGAAGCGGGCGGCGCGAGCTGCCCGTTTTGCGTTGATCGCCGAACCTGACGCCCGGCGGCGATGCATTTTGCTGCGCTGCGCACAAAGACCGGATGTCGCCTGCATTGCCGCAACCGGAGAACGAATGCCGGTGCGCGCGTGACATCGCGCGGCAAACGTGGACGAATCCACGTGACGACGTCTGCCGGTCGCGGAATTGCAAGCGGCCGCGCGCCGTGATTTCGTTTCCATGTGTTTCAGTCGTTGCGGCACCGCGCGACGCGCTTCGACAATATCGGCCTCAATCATTCGGGCACGAGGAAAGCACATGAAGCACATTCGCGCGACGGGCCGTCACCTGGCCTCGGCAGGTATCGCGTTCGGCATCCTGATCAGTAGCGCCGCGCACGCGCAGCTCGACCTGCAGTCGCTCGGCGCATCGCTGCTCGGCGGCGGGCAGCAACAGCAGGCAGCCCCCGCGCAGGGCGGCGGGGTCGCGCAGTTGCTGCAGGCCTATGTCGGCGCGAACCAGCAGGTGCTGACCGGCCAGTCGTCGCTCGCATCGGCGATGGGGCTGACCGGCGCGGCCGGGCAGGCACAGCAGGCCGCGAGCCAGCTGTCCGGCGGCAATGCGCTGACGCCGGCCGCGCTGTCGCAGATGGGCGGCGCGCAGCAGTCGGTGTCGCAGGCGCTCGGCCAGGCGTTCGCGAGCGGCGGTGCAACCCACGCCCCGGTCGACAAGCAGGCATTCAGCAATGGCCTCGCGTCGCTCGGGCAGGGCCTCACGCAGTATTCGCAGTTGCAGTCGGGGCTCGGCAATCTCGGGTCAACGAGCGCGGCGTCGCTGCTGCAGTCGGGCCTGAATCCGCAGAACATGCAGGCCGCGTCGTATTTCGCGCAAAGCGCGCCGGGCCAGCTGCAGTCGCTCGCGGCGACGCTCAGCCAGGCCGTGCAGTTCGCGACGAGCCAGGGCATTTCGGTGCCGTCGGTCGCATCTTCCGCGCTGAAGCTGCTGCCGTAACGTCATGCGGGTGCGCGCGATGCGGTGACGGCATCGCGCGACGGCGGACAATCGCCCTGCCCAACATGGGGGTTTCGCGCGATGCTATCGTGGCGTATCCCTTTATCGGTGCCGGTTCATGACTGACTCGTTCGACCTCTCGCGCTATTTCTCCCGCATCGGCTACGACGGCCCGGCCGAGCCGACGCTTGCCGTACTGCGCCGGCTGCATCTGCTGCATCCGCAGGCGATCCCGTTCGAGAACCTCAATCCGCTGACCGGTGCGCGCGTCGCGCTCGACCTGCCCGCGATCGTCGACAAGGTGATCGGGCACCGCCGCGGCGGCTACTGCTTCGAACTCAACAAGCTGTTCTACACCGCGCTCACGGCGATCGGTTTTCGCGTGACGCCGTTGATCGCGCGCGTGCGCTGGATGCTGCCGCCCGAGATCGTCACCGCGCAGACGCACATGGTGCTGCGCATCGATCTCGACGGCGCGGTCTGGCTCGCGGACATCGGCTTCGGCAGCGCGACGTTGACCGCACCGCTGCGCTTCGTGCCGGGCGAGCGACAACCGACGCCGCACGGCGCGTTTCGCGTGGTCGACGCGCCGGTCGACGGCGAATTCGACCTGCAGTTCGAGATCCCGGACGGCTGGCAGACGACCTACCGTTTCTCACTGAAACCGGTCGAGTGGATCGATTACGACGCCGCGAACTGGTTTACGTCGACGTACCCCGAATCGATCTTCGTGAACGACCTGATCGCATGCCGTGTGCTGCCGGAAGGCCGCGCCGCGTTGCGTAACACCACGCTGACGCTGCGCGACGCGGCGGGCACGGGGCGCTCCGTCACGTTCGACAACGCGACCGAGTGGGGCGCGTGCCTGCGTGACACGATCGGCATCGATACGGCGGGGTTCGATCTCGACGCGCTGTTTGCACGGCTGGCGGCGCGCACCGCGCAATAGCGCGAACACGCGATAGCCGAGCGGCGGTCCGCATGCGGCCGCGCCCGTTTTTCGTCATCCATCCCGTCGTACTTGCGATTGACTTTTGCTAGATTGCTAGCATACTAGCCTTCATGACCGACGAAGAAGTGAAGCAATTCAACGTGTACCTGCCGCTCGGCCTGATCCGGCAGGTCAAGCATCGCGCCATCGAAACGGAGCAGTCGCTGTCCGCGCTGGTGGCCGATGCGTTGCGCGCGTACCTGGCCGCGCCGCCGCCAGGCGCGGAACCGTCCACCAAGGAGGAGTGACATGTCATCCGAGCGAATCGAAGCCGTGTACCTGACGACGCACAACTGGGGCAAGTCCGCGAAGTTCTTCCAGGCGCTGGGCTTCAAGCTGGAATTCGAAACCGATCACAGCTCGGGCCAACTGCGCAGCGGCGACGGTCCGTTCCTGTTCATCGCCGAAGTGCCGCCGGGCGAGACGCCGGACATGCAGGTCGTGCTCAAGGTGTCCGACGAGCAGGCGGTGCAGCCGCAGCCGATCGTCGATGTCGTCACGCCGTTCGAGGACACGCACTGGGGCACGCGCGACATGACCGTGCGCGATCCGGACGGTCGCGTGTGGCGCCTGCAGGCGCCGGGCAAGCAAGGCGCGTGAGGCCGGCATGACCGATATCCGCGAAGACGCCCCCGACAGCACGGCCGCGCGCGTCGCGCTGTGGCGCGCGCTGCACGTCGAACTCGACGCGCCGCCGCACGTGCTCGCCGACGAGGTCGGGCTACAACTGCTCGCGCCGGAACCGGGCTGGCAGCAGCGCGGCGACATGGATCCGCAGTTCACGCGGCCGTTTCGCGCGTCGATCGTCGCGCGGGCGCGCTTCATCGAGGATCTCGTGGCCGAGCAGGCCGCGCGTGGCGTGAGCCAGTACGTGATCCTCGGCGCGGGCCTCGACAGCTTCGTGCAGCGCCGGCCCGACATGGCGTCGCGCGTGACGGTGTTCGAAGTCGATCCGCCGGCGCCGCAGGCCTGGAAGCAACGCCGCCTCGTCGAGCTCGGTTTCGGTGTGCCCGACTGGCTGCGTTTCGTGCCGGTCGATTTCGAGGCGAAAGAGTCGTGGCGCGATGCGCTCGTCGGCGCGGGCTTCGATGCCGGCAAGCCGGCCGTCGTGGTGTCGACCGGCGTCAGCATGTACCTGACGCGCGAAGCGAATGCGGCCGCATTGCGCGAGGTTGCGTCGCTCGCGCCGGGCTCGACGCTCGCAATGACGTTCCTGCTGCCGCTGGAGAACGCGGATCCGGACGTGCGTCCGGGGCTCGAAATGGCCGCGAAGGGTGCACGCGCAAGCGGCACGCCGTTCATCAGTTTCTTCATGCCGGCGCAGATCCAGGCGCTGGCGCACGAGGCCGGCTTCGCGAAAACCGAGCACATTTCGGCTGCCGAACTGACGCGCCGCTATTTCGCGGATCGTGCGGACGGCCTCAGGCCGCCGAACCACGCAGAGGAACTGCTGGTTGCGACGGTCTAGCGTCGCGCGCACGCAAGCGGGCGCGCGTGCCGGCTCCGGTCATGGCGGACCGGCGACGCTCATCCACTGGGCGCCCGCCAGCCCGGTCACGCGCGTTCGAGCACGGCCATTTCCCGCACGACCACGAGCAGTACCGCCAGGCTCGCGCCACCCGACGCGCGCAGATCCGCCAGCAGGTGCTCGTAGCGCGCGAGCGCGGCGTCGCGGCGCTCGCGCCACGCGACGACGATCGTCTCCACCGTCGTCGAATCGGGCGATTCCGCGAGCGCACTCGTCGTCAGCGTGCGCTTCAGGCGCGCGACTTCCGCGAGTGCGGCCGCGCGCGCGAGCATGTCCCAGTGCGTCGGCGTCGGCAATGTCGCCGCACGTTCGCTGATCCACCCGTAATTGAGCAGCGTACCCAGCGAGAAATAGACGCCCGCGACGAGTTCGAGGCTGCGGTTGCAGGTCGCGGCCACTTCGGCGATGTCGAGCAGCGCGGCTGAAATATCGCCGCTCGCGACGCGCACCGCGAGCGCGCTGTCGACGCCGGCTTCGACGAGCACGCGCTGCCGTTCGGACAGCGCATCGAGATCGTCGGCCGGCAGCAGCGACGGCAGTTGCGGTGCGAGCCGTTCCGCTGCGTCACGGCAGCGTGCGATCAGCTCGGCGACGCCGCCGTCGGCCACGGCGCCGGATTGCAGATGGCGCAGGAACCACAGCGCCGCGCGCTCCAGCAGCCGCGCGACGTCGACGAACATGCGCGCCTGCACGTCGTCGGCCACGCGGTTGTCGAGTGCGTCGATGTCGCGCCACACCGCATCGAGGTCGAACACGTCGCGCGCCATGATGCATGCGCGCACGATGTCGCCCGGCTTCGCATCCGTTTCCTCCATCAGCCGGTGCACGAACGCGCAGCCGACGCGGTTCACCAGCGCGTTGGTCAGGTGTGTCGCGAGAATCTCGCGCCGCAGCGGATGGCGGCTCATCGGTTCGCTGAAGCGCTGTTGCAGCGGCTTCGGGAAGTAGTCGACGAGCATCGCGGCCACCAGCGGATCCTCGGGCACGTCGGATTCGAGCAGCGCGTCGTAGAGCCACATCTTGCTGTACGCGAGCAGCACCGCGCGCTCCGGCGACGTGAGGCCGAGCTTCGCGGCTTGCCGCTCGGCGACTTCGTCGTCGGTCGGCAGGAATTCGATCACGCGGTTCAGGCGGCCCGCGCGTTCGAGCCAGCGCATCAGGCGCGCTTCGGCGTCGAGCAGCTCGACCGCATAACGACCGGCGATCGACAGCGCCTGCGTCTGGTAGTAGTTGTCGCGCAGCACGAGCAGCCCGACTTCGTCGGTCATTTCCGCGAGCAGTGCGTTGCGCTGCTTCTCGGTCATTTCGCCGTCGGACACGACGAGCCCCAGCAGGATCTTGATGTTGACTTCGTGATCCGAACAATCGACGCCGGCCGAGTTGTCGATCGCATCGGTGTTCATGCGCCCGCCGCGCTGCGCGAACTCGATGCGGCCGAACTGCGTGCAGCCGAGGTTGCCGCCTTCGCCGACGACCTTGCAGCGCAGGTCCGCGCCGTTCACGCGTACGGCGTCGTTCGCGCGGTCGCCGACCTGCAGGTGGGTTTCGCGCGCGGCCTTCACGTAGGTGCCGATGCCGCCGTTGTACAGCAGGTCGACCGGCGCCTGCAGGATCGCGCGGATCAGCTCGGTCGGCGGCAGCGCGTGCGCGTCGATGCCGAGCGCGGCCTGCACGGCCGGCGACAGCGGGATCGTCTTCGCGGTGCGCGGATATACACCGCCGCCCGACGAAATCGCGGCCGGATCGTAGTCGGCCCAGCTCGAGCGTTCGAGCGCGAACATGCGCGCGCGCTCCGCGAAGCTCGTCGCGGGATCGGGGTTCGGGTCGAGGAACACGTGCCGGTGATCGAACGCGGCGACGAGCCGGATATGCGGCGACAGCAGCATCCCGTTGCCGAACACGTCGCCCGACATGTCGCCGACGCCGACCACGGTGAAGTCGGTCGTCTGCGTATCGATGCCCATCTCTCGGAAGTGCCGCTTCACCGATTCCCATGCGCCGCGCGCGGTGATCGCCATCTTCTTGTGGTCGTAGCCGACCGAGCCGCCGGACGCGAATGCGTCGTCGAGCCAGAAGCCGTATTCGTGCGAGATCGCGTTCGCGTAGTCGGAGAAGGTGGCCGTGCCCTTGTCGGCGGCGACGACCAGGTACGGATCGTCGGCGTCATGGCGCACCACGTCGGGCGGCGGCACGATCGCGTTGCTGACGAGGTTGTCGGTCAGGTCGAGCAGCCCGCGCAGGAAGGTCTGGTAGCACGCGATACCTTCGCGCATCCACGCTTCGCGATCGCTTGGCGGCGGCGGGTTCTTCACGACGAAGCCGCCTTTCGAGCCGACCGGCACGATCACGACGTTCTTCACCATCTGCGCCTTCATCAGCCCGAGCACCTCGGTGCGGAAATCCTCGCGGCGATCCGACCAGCGCAGGCCGCCGCGCGCGACGCGCCCGCCGCGCAGGTGCACGCCCTCGACACGCGGCGAATACACCCAGATCTCGAACATCGGCTTCGGTTCGGGCAGGCCGGGCACCTTGGCCGGATTGAACTTGAACGACAGATACGGTTTCGATTCGCCGTTCGCGTCGGCGAGGAAGTAGTTCGTGCGCTCGGTTGCGTTGATCACGCCGAGGAACTGGCGCAGGATGCGATCCTCGTCGAGGTTCGGCACCTGGTCGAGCGCGCCTTCGATCGCCTTCAGCAGGCGTTCGGCCTGCACGTCGCGCGTGTCGCCGGTGGCCGGATCGAAGCGCAGCAGGAAAAGCTCGACGAGTTGTCGGGCGATCGCCGGATTGCCGGTCAGCGCGCGTTCGATATACGCATCGCTGAACGTCGAACCGACCTGCCGCAGGTATTTCGCATACGCGCGCAGGATCGTCACTTCGCGCGCGCTCAGGTGCGCGCGCAGCACGAGGCGGTTGAAGTCGTCGTTCTCGATCCGGCCGCTCCAGATCCGGTCGAACGCATCCTCGAACAGGCCTTTCACGCGCTCGATGTCGAACTCGGTATCGTCCGCGAGCTCGAGGCCGAAGTCGTGGACCCACGCGTGCGTCGCGTCCTGCGTCTGGATCCGGTACGGCCGCTCCTCGTCGACACGCACGCCGAGATGCTCGAGCATCGGCAGGCTGCGCGACAGCGCGATCGGGTCGCCCGCGCGATAGACCTTGAAACGGAACGCGCGCGGCTCGGCCTCGATCGGCCGGTACAGGTTCATCGCGAGCTGGCCGGTGTCCTTCACGCGCTCGATCAGCTCGATGTCGCGCACGGCCGTGCGCGCCGGGTAGTCGTCGCGATAACCGGCCGGGAACGAATCGGCATAGCGCTGCAGCAGGCGGTTGCCTTGCTCTTCGCCGAATGCGTCGAGCAGCGCGTCGGCGAGATCGTCCTGCCAGCGGCGCGCCACTTGCACGAGCCGCGTTTCGAGCTCGCGCGTGTCGACGTCGGGCATCGTGCCCGGTTCCGCATGCACGACGAAATGAATGCGTGCAATCGCCGATTCCGACAGCAGCGGCGTGAACTCGACGTTCACGCCGTTGTACGCGTCGATGAGCAGCTTCGCGATGCGGCGGCGCAGGTCGGTGTTGTACTTGTCGCGCGGCACGAACACGAGGCACGACACGAAGCGGTCGAACCGGTCGCGCCGCACGAACAGCCGCGTGCGCTGATGTTCCTGCAGCCGCAGGATGCCGAGTGCGATGTCGTAGAGCTGGTCTTCGTCGGCCTGGAACAGTTCGTCGCGCGGATAGGTTTCGAGCACCGTCACGAGCGACTTGCCGAGATGCCCCTTCGGCAGGAAGCCCGCACGCCGCACGATGTTCGCGCACTTGCGGCGCACGATCGGGATCTCGGCGCTCGACACCATGTAGGCGGTGGACGTGTAGAGCCCGATGAAGCGGCGTTCGCCGGTCACTTTCCCGTCGGCGCCGACGAGTTTTACGCCGACGTAATCGAGGTAGCCGGGCCGGTGCACGGTCGCGCGCGAGTTCGCCTTGGTCAGGAAGATCGGCCACGCGCCGGTGATGATGTCGGCGGCGGCCTGCGGCAGCGGCGTCACGTCGGGCGCGCCCGACGTGCGCAGCGATTCGCGCAGGATGCCGTAGCCCGAGCCTTCGATGCCGCGCAGGCCGAAGCCCGTGCCGTCCGACACCAGTGCGTAGTCGCGCTGGCCGAGGAACGTGAAGTGATCGGCGGCCATCCATTCGAGGAACGCGCGCGCCTCGATGTCTTCCGCGGTCGATTCGCGCGCCTTCATTTCCTTGATCGTCGCACGGGCGATGTCGACGATCTTCGGCCAGTCCTCGACCGACGCGCGCACGTCGCCGAGCACGTGCGCGATGTCCTCGCGCAGCGTGTCGAGCAGCGCGGCGTCGCCGCAGCGGTCGACTTCGAAATGGATGAAGGAAGCGAGTTGCGACTGGCCGTCGCCGGGTGTCGCGCCGCCCGCATCGACGCGCTCGATGCCGCCGCCCGCGCCGCGCCAGATGCGGAACACCGGGTGCAGCGCCGAGTGCAGCGCGAGCCCGAGGCGGTTGACGGCCATCGTCACCGAGTCGACGAGGAACGGCATGTCGTCGTTGACGATCTCGATCACCGTGTGATCGGAATGCCAGCCGTGCTGTTCGAGGATCGGGTTGTACACGCGCAGCCGTTCGCTGCCGGGGACGAATTTCTGGGCGGTCTGCCAGTGCGCCATCGCGGCGCCGTACAAGTCGGCGATGCTGCGGTTCTGCAGATCGTCGGCGTCGACGAAATCGTAGTAGTGACGCAGGAAGGGTTCGACGATCCGGAAGGTGGCTTCGGGCAGG
It encodes the following:
- a CDS encoding class I SAM-dependent methyltransferase, with amino-acid sequence MTDIREDAPDSTAARVALWRALHVELDAPPHVLADEVGLQLLAPEPGWQQRGDMDPQFTRPFRASIVARARFIEDLVAEQAARGVSQYVILGAGLDSFVQRRPDMASRVTVFEVDPPAPQAWKQRRLVELGFGVPDWLRFVPVDFEAKESWRDALVGAGFDAGKPAVVVSTGVSMYLTREANAAALREVASLAPGSTLAMTFLLPLENADPDVRPGLEMAAKGARASGTPFISFFMPAQIQALAHEAGFAKTEHISAAELTRRYFADRADGLRPPNHAEELLVATV
- a CDS encoding NAD-glutamate dehydrogenase, encoding MEAKNEEVVAHLLSDVVEFARGRLPEATFRIVEPFLRHYYDFVDADDLQNRSIADLYGAAMAHWQTAQKFVPGSERLRVYNPILEQHGWHSDHTVIEIVNDDMPFLVDSVTMAVNRLGLALHSALHPVFRIWRGAGGGIERVDAGGATPGDGQSQLASFIHFEVDRCGDAALLDTLREDIAHVLGDVRASVEDWPKIVDIARATIKEMKARESTAEDIEARAFLEWMAADHFTFLGQRDYALVSDGTGFGLRGIEGSGYGILRESLRTSGAPDVTPLPQAAADIITGAWPIFLTKANSRATVHRPGYLDYVGVKLVGADGKVTGERRFIGLYTSTAYMVSSAEIPIVRRKCANIVRRAGFLPKGHLGKSLVTVLETYPRDELFQADEDQLYDIALGILRLQEHQRTRLFVRRDRFDRFVSCLVFVPRDKYNTDLRRRIAKLLIDAYNGVNVEFTPLLSESAIARIHFVVHAEPGTMPDVDTRELETRLVQVARRWQDDLADALLDAFGEEQGNRLLQRYADSFPAGYRDDYPARTAVRDIELIERVKDTGQLAMNLYRPIEAEPRAFRFKVYRAGDPIALSRSLPMLEHLGVRVDEERPYRIQTQDATHAWVHDFGLELADDTEFDIERVKGLFEDAFDRIWSGRIENDDFNRLVLRAHLSAREVTILRAYAKYLRQVGSTFSDAYIERALTGNPAIARQLVELFLLRFDPATGDTRDVQAERLLKAIEGALDQVPNLDEDRILRQFLGVINATERTNYFLADANGESKPYLSFKFNPAKVPGLPEPKPMFEIWVYSPRVEGVHLRGGRVARGGLRWSDRREDFRTEVLGLMKAQMVKNVVIVPVGSKGGFVVKNPPPPSDREAWMREGIACYQTFLRGLLDLTDNLVSNAIVPPPDVVRHDADDPYLVVAADKGTATFSDYANAISHEYGFWLDDAFASGGSVGYDHKKMAITARGAWESVKRHFREMGIDTQTTDFTVVGVGDMSGDVFGNGMLLSPHIRLVAAFDHRHVFLDPNPDPATSFAERARMFALERSSWADYDPAAISSGGGVYPRTAKTIPLSPAVQAALGIDAHALPPTELIRAILQAPVDLLYNGGIGTYVKAARETHLQVGDRANDAVRVNGADLRCKVVGEGGNLGCTQFGRIEFAQRGGRMNTDAIDNSAGVDCSDHEVNIKILLGLVVSDGEMTEKQRNALLAEMTDEVGLLVLRDNYYQTQALSIAGRYAVELLDAEARLMRWLERAGRLNRVIEFLPTDDEVAERQAAKLGLTSPERAVLLAYSKMWLYDALLESDVPEDPLVAAMLVDYFPKPLQQRFSEPMSRHPLRREILATHLTNALVNRVGCAFVHRLMEETDAKPGDIVRACIMARDVFDLDAVWRDIDALDNRVADDVQARMFVDVARLLERAALWFLRHLQSGAVADGGVAELIARCRDAAERLAPQLPSLLPADDLDALSERQRVLVEAGVDSALAVRVASGDISAALLDIAEVAATCNRSLELVAGVYFSLGTLLNYGWISERAATLPTPTHWDMLARAAALAEVARLKRTLTTSALAESPDSTTVETIVVAWRERRDAALARYEHLLADLRASGGASLAVLLVVVREMAVLERA